From the genome of Erythrobacter litoralis, one region includes:
- a CDS encoding cytidine deaminase encodes MGGGAEMTLEEAQADALVRAAREAARNAYAPYSDYSVGAALLFEDGAVVTGCNVENASYGLALCAETVAVAKALGEGRRGGLVAVAVTGPMDKGDGAPITPCGRCRQVLNEIAQLGATDPLVLCVGNDRTDGVRLSDLLPRAFGPANLA; translated from the coding sequence ATGGGTGGTGGTGCAGAAATGACGCTAGAGGAGGCGCAGGCCGACGCGCTGGTCAGGGCAGCGCGCGAGGCAGCGCGCAACGCCTATGCGCCCTATTCCGACTACAGTGTCGGGGCCGCGCTCCTGTTCGAGGACGGCGCGGTCGTGACCGGCTGCAATGTCGAGAATGCGAGCTATGGTCTTGCGCTTTGCGCCGAGACGGTCGCGGTAGCGAAAGCGCTGGGCGAGGGGCGTCGCGGCGGACTGGTCGCGGTCGCGGTGACGGGGCCGATGGACAAGGGAGACGGCGCGCCGATCACGCCCTGCGGGCGCTGCCGTCAGGTTCTGAACGAGATCGCGCAGCTTGGCGCAACCGATCCGCTGGTGCTGTGCGTCGGCAACGATCGGACCGATGGCGTCCGGCTGTCGGATCTGCTGCCGCGCGCCTTCGGGCCGGCCAATCTCGCCTGA
- the galE gene encoding UDP-glucose 4-epimerase GalE, producing MDRTNSPVLVTGGAGYIGSHAVLSLKDAGWPVSVIDNLSTGFRFAVPEGVPLYQGDIEDGALLERIFAEQGMGDGRGAIMHFAGSIVVPESVADPLKYYRNNTAKSRALIESAVRASVPHFIFSSTAATYGIPEVSPVSEDAPQSPINPYGWSKLMTERMLADTACAHAINYCVLRYFNVAGADPDARSGQSTAGATHLIKVAVEAALGKRDHVSVFGTDYATPDGTGVRDYIHVSDLAAAHVLALEALIDAPERSMTMNCGYGRGFSVLEVLDALDRLTGEAVERRFETRRAGDPDSLVSDPSRIRATLPWTPRFDDLETIISHALAWERRLGEISERQAVNG from the coding sequence ATGGACAGGACGAACTCCCCCGTACTCGTGACAGGCGGTGCCGGCTATATCGGCAGCCACGCCGTGCTTTCGCTAAAGGATGCAGGCTGGCCGGTCAGCGTCATCGACAATCTTTCGACCGGTTTCCGCTTCGCCGTGCCCGAAGGCGTGCCGCTTTATCAGGGCGATATCGAGGACGGCGCGCTGCTTGAGCGGATCTTTGCCGAACAGGGCATGGGCGATGGGCGCGGCGCGATCATGCATTTCGCAGGGTCGATCGTGGTGCCCGAAAGCGTCGCCGACCCGCTCAAATACTACCGCAACAACACGGCAAAGAGCCGCGCGCTGATCGAATCGGCGGTGCGCGCGAGCGTGCCGCATTTCATCTTCTCCTCGACCGCGGCGACCTATGGCATCCCCGAGGTCTCGCCCGTGAGCGAGGACGCGCCGCAATCGCCGATCAATCCTTATGGTTGGTCGAAGCTGATGACCGAACGGATGCTGGCCGACACCGCCTGCGCGCACGCGATCAATTACTGCGTGCTGCGCTATTTCAATGTCGCCGGGGCCGATCCTGACGCGCGCAGCGGACAATCGACCGCAGGCGCGACGCATCTCATCAAGGTCGCGGTCGAGGCGGCGCTGGGCAAGCGCGACCATGTCAGCGTCTTCGGCACCGATTATGCGACGCCCGACGGGACGGGGGTGCGCGACTACATCCATGTGAGCGACCTTGCCGCGGCCCATGTCCTCGCGCTGGAGGCGCTGATCGATGCGCCGGAACGCTCGATGACGATGAATTGCGGCTACGGGCGCGGCTTTTCGGTTCTCGAAGTGCTCGACGCGCTCGACCGGCTGACGGGCGAGGCCGTGGAGCGGCGCTTCGAGACGCGGCGCGCGGGCGACCCCGATTCGCTCGTCTCCGACCCTTCGCGGATCCGCGCGACCCTGCCCTGGACCCCGCGATTTGACGATCTCGAGACGATCATTTCCCACGCGCTCGCATGGGAGCGCAGGCTCGGCGAGATAAGCGAAAGGCAGGCGGTGAATGGTTGA
- a CDS encoding HAD family hydrolase, giving the protein MTDDNRAAVFDVGRVLFQWQLRALFEKLIDDPERLDWFCTHVVSEEWHFQHDRGTPLAEMLPARMAEFPEHALLIAAYAARFNETVPGEVEGVHDIVRRLAERGVPLYCLTNFGDELFARFRPAQPIFDLFEDIVVSGTERIAKPDPRIYEILERRSGRPGRALFFTDDNPANVEAARARGWDAHLFTDAATLEAQLAASGLL; this is encoded by the coding sequence ATGACTGACGACAATCGCGCAGCCGTGTTCGACGTGGGCCGGGTGCTGTTCCAGTGGCAGCTGCGCGCCCTGTTCGAAAAGCTGATCGACGATCCCGAACGGCTCGACTGGTTCTGCACCCATGTTGTCAGCGAGGAATGGCACTTCCAGCACGATCGCGGCACCCCGCTTGCCGAAATGCTGCCCGCGCGCATGGCCGAGTTTCCCGAGCATGCCCTGCTCATCGCCGCCTATGCCGCGCGCTTCAACGAGACCGTGCCGGGCGAGGTCGAGGGGGTGCACGACATCGTCCGCCGTCTCGCGGAGCGCGGCGTGCCGCTTTACTGCCTGACCAATTTCGGGGACGAGCTGTTCGCCCGGTTCCGGCCCGCACAGCCGATCTTCGATCTGTTCGAGGACATCGTCGTTTCGGGGACGGAGCGAATCGCAAAGCCCGATCCGCGCATCTACGAAATTCTCGAACGGCGCAGCGGTCGCCCCGGCCGCGCGCTGTTCTTCACCGACGACAATCCCGCCAATGTCGAGGCAGCGCGCGCCCGCGGATGGGACGCGCACCTCTTCACCGATGCCGCCACGCTCGAGGCGCAGCTGGCCGCATCAGGCCTGCTCTGA
- the ykgO gene encoding type B 50S ribosomal protein L36 translates to MKIRNSLKSLKKRHRDCRVIRRRGRTYVINKTNRRFKARQG, encoded by the coding sequence ATGAAGATCCGCAACAGCCTGAAGTCGCTGAAGAAGCGTCATCGCGATTGCCGCGTCATTCGGCGCCGCGGTCGCACCTACGTCATCAACAAGACCAACCGCCGTTTCAAGGCCCGCCAGGGCTGA
- a CDS encoding YifB family Mg chelatase-like AAA ATPase, with translation MVALVRTVASLGLEARKVEVQCQVASGLPRFAIVGLADKAVSESRERVQAALSAMGLSLPPKRITINLSPADLPKDGSHYDLPIALALLAAMGVTDAEQLGDWIAVGELALDGRIVASPGVLVAALHASEAEAGLICPAEQGPEARWASGIPVLAPKDLSSLLSHLKGSTVLPEPERGGIAEAAPAPDLARVKGQETAKRALEIAAAGGHNLLMVGPPGSGKSLLASCLPGILPELTPTEALEVSMVQSVAGALEAGRISRARPFRAPHHSASMAALTGGGLKVRPGEVSLAHLGVLFLDELPEFQRAVLDSLRQPFETGQVDVARANAHVTFPARVQLIAAMNPCRCGHAGEPGHVCARGPRCSSEYQARLSGPLLDRIDLHVHVAAVSAMDLALPPPSEVSAAVAARVAAAREVQKARGVRSNAELEGEKLETFGAPDEAGRVLLMQAAEKLRLSARAYTRMLRVARTIADLTGSDGVGRVHIAEALSYRQFIGTR, from the coding sequence GTGGTCGCTCTGGTGAGAACGGTGGCCTCTCTCGGGCTCGAGGCACGCAAGGTCGAGGTGCAGTGCCAGGTCGCGTCCGGCCTTCCGCGCTTCGCGATCGTCGGGCTTGCCGACAAGGCGGTGAGCGAGAGCCGCGAGCGGGTTCAGGCGGCGCTTTCGGCGATGGGCCTGTCGCTCCCGCCCAAGCGGATCACGATCAACCTATCGCCGGCCGACCTGCCCAAGGACGGATCGCATTACGACCTGCCGATCGCGCTCGCCCTGCTAGCGGCGATGGGCGTCACCGATGCCGAGCAATTGGGCGACTGGATCGCGGTCGGCGAACTCGCATTGGACGGGCGCATCGTCGCGAGCCCCGGCGTGCTCGTCGCCGCGCTCCATGCGAGCGAGGCGGAGGCGGGCCTCATCTGCCCCGCAGAGCAAGGCCCCGAAGCGCGCTGGGCGAGCGGGATACCGGTGCTCGCGCCGAAGGACCTGTCGAGCCTGCTCTCCCATCTCAAGGGTTCGACCGTCCTGCCCGAACCGGAACGCGGCGGCATCGCCGAGGCGGCGCCCGCGCCCGACCTTGCGCGGGTCAAGGGGCAGGAGACCGCCAAGCGCGCGCTCGAGATCGCAGCGGCGGGCGGGCACAACCTGCTGATGGTCGGCCCGCCCGGATCGGGCAAGAGCCTGCTTGCAAGCTGCCTTCCCGGCATCCTTCCCGAGCTGACCCCTACCGAAGCGCTCGAAGTGTCGATGGTGCAATCTGTCGCAGGCGCGCTCGAAGCCGGGCGGATCAGCCGCGCGCGACCCTTCCGCGCGCCGCACCATTCGGCGAGCATGGCGGCGCTCACCGGCGGCGGGCTGAAAGTACGCCCGGGAGAGGTCAGCCTCGCCCATCTCGGCGTCCTGTTCCTCGACGAACTGCCCGAATTCCAGCGAGCCGTGCTCGATTCGCTGCGCCAGCCGTTCGAAACGGGCCAGGTCGATGTCGCGCGCGCCAATGCCCATGTCACCTTTCCGGCTCGGGTCCAGCTGATCGCGGCGATGAATCCGTGCCGCTGCGGCCATGCGGGCGAGCCGGGCCATGTCTGCGCACGGGGTCCCCGCTGCTCGAGCGAATATCAGGCGCGGCTTTCGGGCCCGCTGCTCGACCGGATCGACCTCCATGTCCATGTCGCTGCGGTCTCGGCGATGGACCTCGCTTTGCCGCCGCCAAGCGAGGTCAGCGCGGCGGTCGCCGCACGGGTCGCGGCGGCGCGCGAAGTCCAGAAGGCGCGCGGCGTACGTTCCAATGCCGAGCTCGAAGGCGAGAAGCTCGAGACGTTCGGCGCGCCCGACGAAGCGGGCCGGGTGCTGCTGATGCAGGCGGCGGAAAAGCTGCGCCTGTCCGCGCGCGCCTATACCAGGATGCTGAGGGTTGCGCGCACGATCGCGGACCTGACAGGAAGCGACGGCGTGGGAAGGGTCCACATAGCCGAGGCTTTGAGCTATCGCCAGTTCATCGGCACCAGATAG
- a CDS encoding cyclic nucleotide-binding domain-containing protein, with amino-acid sequence MLFAFFIRDELPLRSLIIVSTIIYIAYYYFALDPPLWDAIVTSVLMIFANLYVLGQVLLERTTFRLSPDEKRLFDAFETLTPGQFRRVLKIARWQVADDPEGTVLTREAEPSGALFYVFDGIISVQKGERIFRLPEGNFVGEIAFVLKRKTTATTVAPQGVRYVEWDADALRKVGRRYPNLGNALNALLTRDLARKLGASYRPDDALPPTRESVELLEAAE; translated from the coding sequence ATGCTGTTCGCGTTCTTCATCCGCGACGAGCTGCCGCTGCGTTCGCTCATCATCGTCTCGACGATCATCTACATAGCCTATTACTACTTCGCGCTCGACCCGCCCTTGTGGGACGCGATCGTCACGAGCGTGCTGATGATCTTCGCGAATCTCTACGTGCTCGGACAGGTCCTGCTCGAACGCACGACCTTCCGCCTATCGCCCGACGAGAAGCGCCTGTTCGATGCATTCGAAACGCTCACGCCGGGCCAGTTCAGGCGCGTTCTGAAAATCGCCCGGTGGCAGGTCGCCGACGACCCGGAGGGCACCGTCCTCACCCGCGAAGCCGAACCTTCGGGCGCACTCTTCTATGTGTTCGACGGGATCATATCGGTCCAGAAAGGCGAGCGCATTTTCCGCCTGCCCGAGGGCAATTTCGTGGGCGAAATCGCCTTCGTCCTGAAACGCAAGACGACCGCGACCACGGTCGCTCCGCAGGGCGTGCGATATGTCGAGTGGGATGCGGACGCTCTGCGGAAAGTCGGGCGTCGTTATCCCAATCTCGGCAATGCTCTCAATGCCCTGCTAACCCGCGACCTCGCCAGGAAACTGGGCGCGAGTTACCGCCCCGACGACGCGCTGCCACCGACACGGGAAAGCGTCGAACTGCTCGAAGCGGCGGAGTGA
- the rpmH gene encoding 50S ribosomal protein L34 has translation MKRTFQPSNLVRKRRHGFFARKATPGGRKVLRLRRRRGRKKLSA, from the coding sequence ATGAAGCGGACTTTCCAGCCAAGCAATCTCGTGCGCAAGCGCCGCCACGGCTTTTTCGCGCGCAAGGCAACCCCCGGTGGCCGCAAGGTCCTGCGCCTGCGTCGCCGTCGCGGCCGTAAGAAGCTTTCCGCGTGA
- a CDS encoding CC_3452 family protein — MTLSRTNRLSIFVAALAYTAAVFGVATAPAPLEAKDGPYYIAKLAQPASDERAVAGGVAWACKNDICVANKGTSRPINVCRDLNREFGEITAFTARGKELEADKLAKCNGN, encoded by the coding sequence ATGACCCTCTCCCGCACCAATCGCCTCTCGATCTTCGTCGCCGCGCTCGCCTACACGGCTGCGGTCTTCGGCGTCGCCACCGCACCCGCCCCGCTCGAAGCCAAGGACGGGCCCTATTACATCGCCAAGCTCGCCCAGCCGGCGAGCGACGAGCGCGCGGTCGCCGGCGGCGTCGCCTGGGCCTGCAAGAACGACATCTGCGTCGCCAACAAGGGCACGTCGCGCCCAATCAACGTCTGCCGCGACCTCAACCGCGAATTCGGCGAAATCACGGCCTTCACCGCGCGCGGCAAGGAACTCGAAGCCGACAAGCTGGCAAAGTGCAACGGCAACTGA
- a CDS encoding winged helix-turn-helix transcriptional regulator: MGDVREPLRDLIECGLPQALEVMGERWSFMILRASFNGLKHFEEFLSELGIARNILSNRLAKLVEHGILRREPCEDDRRKIEYRLTAKGFDLLPAMIALRQWGQKYGSEPVKEDPVLVDARDRLPIGPVSILAHDGRILSHEDLWLTRRIDLGRRADGTVAEPGAGLARGDVADLDAARKAPDRKSAAG, encoded by the coding sequence ATGGGCGATGTAAGGGAGCCGCTGCGCGATCTCATCGAATGCGGCCTGCCGCAGGCTCTCGAGGTCATGGGTGAACGCTGGTCCTTCATGATCCTGCGCGCGAGCTTCAACGGCCTCAAGCATTTCGAGGAATTCCTGAGCGAGCTCGGGATTGCCCGCAACATCCTCTCCAATCGCCTCGCCAAGCTGGTCGAGCACGGCATCCTGCGGCGCGAACCGTGCGAGGACGACCGGCGCAAGATCGAATACCGCCTCACGGCCAAGGGCTTCGACCTGCTCCCCGCGATGATCGCGCTGCGTCAGTGGGGTCAGAAATACGGCAGCGAGCCGGTCAAGGAGGACCCCGTGCTTGTCGATGCGCGCGATCGGCTGCCGATCGGTCCGGTCTCCATCCTGGCCCATGACGGCCGGATCCTCAGCCATGAGGATCTCTGGCTGACGCGCCGCATCGATCTCGGCAGGCGCGCCGACGGCACCGTGGCCGAGCCGGGAGCCGGCCTCGCGCGCGGCGACGTCGCCGATCTCGACGCCGCCCGGAAAGCTCCGGACCGGAAATCCGCCGCAGGGTGA
- the rnpA gene encoding ribonuclease P protein component has product MTDVLTRRADFLAANRGLRNARAGFVLLTRPNGAEGMRYGITVTKKIGNAVVRNRMKRRFRELLRAVLSEHGLPDHDHVLIGRSGGIERDFHLMKAELVQALERARAGRSDPGRGRRPRRGSRAGAKQ; this is encoded by the coding sequence GTGACTGACGTCCTCACCCGCCGCGCCGATTTCCTCGCCGCGAACCGCGGCCTGCGCAACGCGCGGGCCGGTTTCGTGCTCCTCACCCGGCCCAACGGGGCAGAGGGGATGCGTTACGGGATCACCGTCACCAAGAAGATCGGCAATGCGGTCGTGCGCAACCGGATGAAGCGCCGCTTTCGCGAGCTGCTGCGCGCTGTGCTGTCGGAACACGGACTTCCCGATCATGATCACGTCCTGATCGGGCGCAGCGGGGGGATCGAGCGCGATTTCCATCTCATGAAAGCCGAACTGGTCCAGGCGCTTGAACGCGCCCGCGCCGGCCGGTCCGATCCCGGAAGGGGCCGTCGCCCGCGCCGCGGGAGCCGCGCGGGCGCGAAGCAATGA
- a CDS encoding glycoside hydrolase family 25 protein, whose product MTKPRLRNARRRKVGAGGRIIRLLWQGFALVVLVTILYSAWLWVDMRSWQPAEEAYPEQGAAIRSGVAATRFETLRALGAQFVYLELAPSGAEPDPGFPARLAAAREAGLKVGLVFPFDLCTRADPQSARFTRMVPRDADFLPPALSLRIGRIPCTPPMSDAAVESELMTLINQVEMHAGRPVILKVGPAFEQKYRIAGRIERNLWLIRDRAEPDYAGRPWLLWSANGGLMTEASEDPVEWVVVQK is encoded by the coding sequence ATGACCAAGCCGAGGCTCAGGAATGCGCGCCGCCGCAAGGTCGGAGCGGGCGGACGGATCATCCGCCTGCTGTGGCAGGGCTTCGCGCTGGTGGTGCTGGTGACGATCCTCTATTCCGCCTGGCTGTGGGTCGACATGCGCAGCTGGCAACCTGCCGAGGAGGCCTATCCCGAACAGGGCGCTGCGATCCGCAGCGGGGTTGCGGCCACGCGGTTCGAGACGCTGCGGGCGCTTGGAGCGCAGTTCGTCTACCTCGAACTCGCGCCGAGCGGCGCCGAGCCCGATCCCGGATTCCCCGCGCGGCTGGCGGCAGCGCGCGAGGCGGGGCTGAAAGTCGGGCTCGTGTTTCCCTTTGACCTGTGCACCCGGGCGGACCCGCAGAGCGCGCGTTTCACCCGGATGGTGCCGCGCGATGCCGACTTTCTGCCGCCGGCCCTGAGCCTGCGGATCGGGCGCATTCCCTGCACCCCGCCGATGAGCGATGCCGCGGTCGAGAGCGAGCTCATGACGCTCATCAACCAGGTCGAAATGCATGCCGGGCGGCCCGTCATCCTGAAGGTGGGGCCCGCATTCGAGCAGAAATACCGCATTGCGGGCCGGATCGAGCGCAATCTGTGGCTTATCCGCGACCGCGCCGAGCCGGACTATGCCGGGCGGCCATGGCTGCTATGGAGCGCGAATGGCGGCCTCATGACCGAGGCTTCGGAGGATCCGGTCGAATGGGTGGTGGTGCAGAAATGA
- a CDS encoding DUF4197 domain-containing protein — protein MKDRRLTMRRGFSADRRLVVAGLAACTIAGIVAPGAARAQGLGLSSILGRATDSALDKLARPGAFYDDENIRIALPIVGGASSGLLGRLMQAGDRLGVLGGITRSINDAAGTAAGEAKPIFREAIDDLSWQDAPAIVSESDGGTQYLRRSSNDALSGKLEPLIDDALGEAGVYDQFDGLAEKYGFIRDAGLSRESINRSVSEQALDGIFAYIGREERAFRRDPIGNLGGALGDLLGRE, from the coding sequence ATGAAGGACCGACGTCTCACAATGCGCCGCGGCTTCAGCGCTGATCGCCGCCTGGTCGTTGCCGGGCTGGCCGCCTGCACCATCGCGGGCATCGTCGCCCCGGGCGCAGCCCGCGCACAGGGCCTCGGCCTGTCCTCGATCCTCGGTCGGGCGACCGACAGCGCGCTCGACAAGCTCGCGCGGCCCGGTGCGTTCTACGATGACGAGAACATCCGCATCGCCCTTCCCATTGTCGGCGGTGCGTCCTCCGGGCTGCTCGGCAGGCTCATGCAGGCGGGCGACCGGCTCGGAGTGCTCGGCGGGATCACCCGCAGCATCAACGATGCCGCGGGAACGGCAGCAGGAGAAGCCAAACCGATCTTCCGCGAGGCGATCGACGACCTGTCATGGCAGGACGCGCCCGCCATCGTCTCCGAAAGCGACGGCGGCACGCAATATCTGCGCCGCTCCTCGAACGACGCGCTATCCGGCAAGCTCGAGCCGCTGATAGACGATGCGCTGGGCGAGGCCGGCGTTTATGACCAGTTCGACGGGCTTGCCGAAAAGTACGGTTTCATCCGCGATGCCGGGCTCAGCCGCGAAAGCATCAACCGCTCGGTGAGCGAGCAGGCGCTGGACGGCATTTTCGCCTATATCGGCAGGGAGGAACGCGCGTTCCGCAGGGACCCTATCGGCAATCTCGGCGGCGCGCTGGGAGACCTGCTCGGCAGGGAGTGA
- a CDS encoding M14 family metallopeptidase encodes MTHIAIDSAFDSGNIEVLSIEGRTARLALRKDENSEFAQWFHFRVAGAAGEEIELKLTGLNGSAYPGGWPDYDACVSEDREYWARAASSFDKDEANGTLTIRYTPASNVAWFAYFAPYSMERHHDLVAEASASEGVELVRLGETLDGQPLDMLEMGEGAMQVWLYARQHPGETQAEWWMEGALECLTDPVDPVARALRRHCRLHIVPNCNPDGSRRGHLRTNAAGTNLNREWASPSAEKSPEVAAILAKMDETGVDFAMDVHGDEAIPAVFLAGFEGIPSWTDDQGEGFYRYQRILDRRTPDFQTKLGYPKAPPGKGNLSMSTNQVAERFGACAMTLEMPYKDLADFPEPEQGWSPERCKMLARDCLAALVEWIETR; translated from the coding sequence ATGACCCATATCGCCATCGATTCCGCCTTCGACAGCGGGAACATCGAGGTATTGTCCATCGAAGGCCGGACCGCACGCCTTGCGCTCCGCAAGGATGAGAATTCCGAATTCGCACAGTGGTTTCATTTTCGCGTCGCCGGCGCTGCGGGCGAGGAAATCGAACTGAAGCTCACCGGCCTCAACGGCAGCGCCTATCCGGGTGGATGGCCCGATTATGACGCATGCGTGTCGGAAGACCGCGAATACTGGGCGCGCGCCGCGAGCAGCTTCGACAAGGACGAGGCGAACGGAACGCTCACGATCCGCTACACGCCCGCCTCGAACGTCGCCTGGTTCGCCTATTTCGCACCCTATTCGATGGAGCGGCATCACGATCTCGTCGCCGAGGCGTCGGCGAGCGAGGGGGTGGAGCTGGTCCGGCTCGGCGAGACGCTCGACGGCCAACCGCTCGACATGCTCGAAATGGGCGAAGGGGCGATGCAAGTGTGGCTCTATGCCCGCCAGCATCCGGGGGAGACGCAGGCAGAATGGTGGATGGAAGGCGCGCTCGAATGCCTTACCGACCCGGTCGATCCGGTGGCGCGCGCGCTGCGCAGGCACTGCCGGCTCCACATAGTGCCGAACTGCAATCCGGACGGATCGCGCCGGGGGCACCTGCGGACCAATGCGGCAGGCACGAACCTCAACCGCGAATGGGCTTCACCCAGCGCCGAAAAGTCGCCCGAAGTGGCCGCGATCCTCGCGAAGATGGACGAGACCGGGGTCGATTTCGCGATGGACGTGCACGGGGACGAGGCGATTCCGGCGGTCTTTCTCGCAGGGTTCGAAGGCATTCCGTCCTGGACCGACGACCAGGGCGAAGGCTTCTACCGCTACCAGCGCATCCTCGACCGCCGCACGCCCGATTTCCAGACGAAGCTCGGCTATCCCAAGGCCCCGCCCGGCAAGGGCAACCTTTCCATGAGCACGAACCAGGTGGCCGAACGCTTCGGTGCCTGCGCGATGACGCTGGAGATGCCTTACAAGGACCTGGCCGATTTCCCCGAGCCCGAGCAGGGCTGGTCGCCCGAACGCTGCAAGATGCTGGCGCGCGATTGCCTCGCGGCGCTGGTCGAGTGGATCGAGACGCGCTGA
- the recQ gene encoding DNA helicase RecQ, with amino-acid sequence MSRVAAADVHDILRRTFGFSGFRGQQEAVVTRVLAGLPTLALMPTGAGKSLCYQLPALALDGTAIVISPLIALMHDQIRAADALGIRAASMTSADADNAATAEALRAGELDLLYVAPERATTPGFEALLAQARLSLFAIDEAHCVSEWGHDFRPDYRMLRPVLDRFPDIPRLALTATADEVTRSDVLRQLGIPEDGLIVAGFDRPNIRYAIHPRGNAGQQVADFVKRTSGAGIVYATSRAATEQIAQHIAKTGRPTSFYHAGLPPERRSAVQAQFVGSEDMVMVATIAFGMGIDKPDVRFVVHAGLPKSIEAYYQETGRAGRDGDPAEAALLWSPNDFARARQRLSEVEEHRLASERARLDALAGLVETPGCRRAILLKHFGEDPPLACGNCDNCDNPPKVVDTTELARKLLSAVYRTGQSFGMGHVEKVLLGREDDRVRQRGHDSLSVYGIVGEDEAPLLRPLMRSLTAHGMLVTTEHGGLALGPSARAVLKGERPVAIAEPPAKKRRKARTQAANPIGDPLFDALRAKRKELASERGVPAYVIFHDSVLRDMATHRPETLRELGELQGVGAKKLETYGAEFIAVIRESFSA; translated from the coding sequence ATGAGCCGGGTCGCCGCGGCGGACGTCCACGACATCCTGCGCCGCACTTTCGGCTTTTCCGGCTTTCGCGGGCAGCAGGAGGCGGTCGTCACCCGCGTACTCGCGGGGCTGCCGACGCTCGCCCTGATGCCGACGGGGGCGGGCAAGTCGCTCTGCTATCAGCTCCCCGCGCTCGCGCTCGACGGCACGGCCATCGTCATTTCGCCCCTGATCGCGCTGATGCACGACCAGATCCGCGCCGCCGATGCGCTCGGCATCCGCGCCGCCTCTATGACCTCGGCCGATGCCGACAACGCCGCGACCGCCGAGGCGCTGCGGGCCGGCGAACTCGACCTCCTCTATGTCGCGCCTGAACGTGCCACCACGCCCGGTTTCGAAGCGCTTCTGGCGCAGGCGCGGCTGTCGCTCTTCGCGATCGACGAGGCGCATTGCGTGTCCGAATGGGGGCACGATTTCCGGCCCGATTACCGGATGCTGCGCCCCGTGCTCGACCGATTTCCCGATATCCCGCGTCTCGCGCTCACCGCGACTGCGGACGAAGTGACGCGCAGCGACGTGCTGCGCCAGCTCGGCATACCCGAAGACGGCCTGATCGTCGCCGGCTTCGATCGGCCCAACATCCGCTATGCCATCCATCCGCGCGGCAATGCGGGCCAGCAGGTCGCCGATTTCGTGAAACGCACGAGCGGGGCGGGGATCGTCTACGCCACCAGCCGCGCCGCGACCGAGCAGATCGCGCAGCATATCGCGAAGACGGGTCGCCCGACCAGCTTCTACCATGCCGGCCTGCCCCCTGAGCGGCGCAGCGCGGTGCAGGCCCAATTCGTCGGCTCGGAGGACATGGTGATGGTCGCGACCATCGCCTTCGGCATGGGGATCGACAAGCCCGACGTGCGCTTCGTCGTCCATGCGGGCCTCCCCAAATCGATCGAAGCCTATTACCAGGAAACCGGCCGCGCCGGGCGCGACGGGGACCCGGCGGAAGCCGCGCTGCTGTGGAGCCCCAACGATTTCGCCCGCGCCCGCCAGCGCCTGTCCGAGGTTGAGGAGCATCGCCTCGCCAGCGAGCGCGCCCGGCTCGACGCCCTTGCCGGGCTGGTCGAGACACCGGGCTGCCGCCGCGCGATCCTCCTGAAGCATTTCGGCGAGGATCCGCCCCTAGCCTGCGGCAATTGCGACAATTGCGACAACCCGCCCAAGGTCGTCGATACGACCGAGCTCGCGCGCAAGCTGCTTTCTGCGGTGTACCGCACCGGGCAGAGCTTCGGCATGGGCCATGTCGAGAAGGTCCTGCTCGGCCGCGAGGATGATCGCGTGCGCCAGCGCGGGCATGACAGTCTGTCCGTCTACGGCATCGTCGGCGAAGACGAGGCGCCGCTGCTGCGCCCGCTGATGCGCAGCCTCACGGCGCACGGCATGCTGGTGACGACCGAACATGGCGGCCTCGCGCTGGGACCGTCGGCGCGCGCGGTGCTCAAGGGCGAGCGGCCGGTCGCCATTGCCGAACCCCCGGCGAAGAAGCGCCGCAAAGCCCGCACGCAGGCGGCGAACCCGATCGGCGATCCGCTGTTCGACGCGCTGCGCGCCAAGCGCAAGGAGCTGGCGAGCGAGCGGGGCGTGCCCGCCTATGTCATCTTCCACGACAGCGTGCTGCGCGACATGGCGACGCACCGGCCCGAAACGCTGCGCGAACTGGGCGAATTGCAGGGCGTGGGCGCCAAGAAACTGGAGACCTACGGGGCCGAATTCATCGCCGTCATCCGCGAATCCTTCAGCGCCTGA